In the genome of Thermosphaera aggregans DSM 11486, one region contains:
- a CDS encoding alpha-galactosidase: MGSPGKSLKISIIGAGSAVWSTRILVDIMLKKNLQGAKVYLMDIDEDRLKLVYLFAKRYASEIHADVEFHATTDRIEAIRDSAFVINSAMAKGHRYYEMMREATERKGYYRGINSVEWNMVSDYHTIWGYYQFKLAVSIARDIEEYAPDAWLINVANPVFELTTLLSRITKVKNIGICHGHMEFWNIVRELRLDPSKVEAEMSGFNHVIWLTRFKYDGLDGYELIDKWIKEEAEKYWRKWWATTSNPFDIQLSPAAVDMYLKYGMFPIGDTVRGGTWKYHWNLETKKKWYGPYGGPDSEVGWALYTTYLAYQMEMIKGFVQAESAPLTMLIPPKPSGEQVIDITESIAADVLRKYQVNILNNGLIPGIPDNVAVEVPAVIDGQGVRRISVTPPNNRVLKHVLLPRMMRMEWALHAFLEPSKDALLEWLMYDVRTRSVSQAEEAIDAMLKLPGNEEMAEVFK; encoded by the coding sequence ATGGGTTCTCCGGGCAAATCATTAAAAATATCCATCATCGGGGCAGGCTCCGCGGTATGGTCCACGAGGATTCTCGTTGACATTATGCTTAAGAAGAATCTCCAGGGGGCTAAGGTATATTTGATGGATATTGATGAAGATAGGTTAAAACTGGTTTACCTTTTTGCGAAGAGGTATGCCAGTGAAATCCACGCTGATGTGGAGTTTCACGCTACTACAGACCGCATCGAGGCGATAAGGGACTCGGCCTTCGTAATCAACAGTGCAATGGCTAAGGGGCATAGATATTATGAAATGATGAGGGAGGCTACGGAAAGAAAAGGTTACTACAGAGGGATAAACAGCGTCGAGTGGAACATGGTGAGTGATTATCATACGATATGGGGTTACTATCAATTCAAGCTTGCGGTGAGCATTGCAAGAGATATTGAGGAATACGCGCCGGACGCGTGGCTCATCAATGTTGCGAACCCCGTGTTCGAGCTAACAACCCTGCTGAGCAGGATCACTAAGGTTAAGAACATAGGCATATGCCACGGACACATGGAGTTCTGGAATATTGTTAGAGAACTACGTCTTGACCCCTCAAAAGTTGAAGCAGAAATGTCAGGATTCAACCATGTAATTTGGCTTACAAGATTTAAATACGATGGCCTCGACGGTTACGAGTTGATAGACAAATGGATTAAGGAAGAGGCTGAAAAATACTGGAGGAAATGGTGGGCAACCACGAGCAACCCGTTCGATATTCAGCTATCGCCCGCCGCGGTTGACATGTATTTGAAGTATGGGATGTTCCCTATAGGAGATACGGTGAGAGGAGGTACTTGGAAGTACCATTGGAACCTGGAGACTAAGAAAAAATGGTACGGCCCATACGGTGGGCCCGACTCGGAGGTAGGGTGGGCGCTCTACACGACTTACCTAGCTTATCAAATGGAGATGATCAAGGGCTTCGTGCAGGCCGAGAGCGCTCCATTAACAATGCTTATACCGCCGAAGCCCAGCGGGGAGCAGGTCATCGACATCACAGAGTCGATCGCGGCTGATGTTCTGCGGAAATATCAAGTCAATATCTTGAACAATGGGTTGATCCCCGGAATACCTGACAATGTCGCAGTAGAGGTTCCAGCAGTAATAGACGGTCAAGGCGTGAGAAGAATCAGTGTCACCCCACCTAACAACAGGGTTTTGAAGCATGTGCTACTCCCGAGAATGATGAGAATGGAATGGGCTCTTCACGCTTTCCTCGAACCGAGCAAGGATGCCCTGCTGGAATGGTTAATGTATGATGTGAGAACAAGGTCTGTCTCTCAGGCTGAGGAGGCAATAGATGCTATGCTGAAACTACCCGGCAACGAGGAGATGGCAGAGGTATTTAAGTAG
- a CDS encoding radical SAM protein, with protein MGKCRLCGKTSPSISDVIGACAECLRTRGAVALSIARTSHASYRLGLGLPAEPPQAETRVRCTVCANNCAVPDHGSGFCGVWVSERGVLKTIAGVNASIGHYYFDPLPTNCVATPVCPAATGRGYPRYAVSPSVEHGYYNLAVFFAGCNLDCLFCQNWEHKKMVAGPGWKRYVFTIDGLLRAGLDGKVTCVCFFGGDPGPHTVFALNFSRRLLKEAGERGVVKRVCWETNGLVNPALFKEMVRLSLESGGIVKVDWKAWSPWIYEALTGINGVKALEYLKTNVKIALEMGRERREIPVLVVSMLLVPGYVDEDEVSGVADYLSSLDPETPLILLAFHPDHLLRDLPPTSLNHAEKAYRAAVGKGLRNVYVGNEWLLGNYY; from the coding sequence TTGGGTAAGTGTCGCCTGTGCGGAAAAACCTCCCCGAGCATCAGCGATGTGATCGGTGCCTGCGCAGAATGCTTGAGAACCAGGGGGGCTGTAGCCTTGAGCATTGCTCGAACCTCCCATGCAAGTTATAGGTTAGGACTCGGTCTACCGGCTGAGCCCCCGCAGGCTGAGACAAGGGTTAGATGCACCGTCTGCGCCAATAATTGTGCCGTACCTGACCATGGGAGTGGGTTCTGCGGGGTTTGGGTTTCCGAGAGAGGGGTGTTGAAGACGATAGCAGGCGTGAATGCTTCCATCGGACACTACTATTTCGACCCTTTGCCGACAAACTGCGTAGCAACACCTGTTTGCCCTGCTGCTACCGGTAGAGGGTATCCCAGGTACGCCGTAAGCCCCAGCGTTGAGCACGGTTACTACAACTTAGCAGTGTTCTTCGCGGGTTGCAACCTTGACTGCTTGTTCTGTCAGAACTGGGAGCATAAGAAAATGGTAGCGGGGCCTGGTTGGAAGAGATATGTTTTCACCATAGATGGGCTTTTACGAGCAGGCCTGGACGGCAAGGTCACCTGCGTGTGCTTCTTCGGCGGCGACCCAGGGCCTCACACGGTATTCGCACTAAATTTTTCACGAAGACTCTTGAAAGAGGCTGGAGAAAGAGGCGTTGTCAAAAGGGTTTGCTGGGAAACCAATGGGCTCGTTAATCCGGCACTGTTCAAGGAAATGGTGAGGCTCAGCCTGGAATCCGGAGGCATCGTAAAAGTGGACTGGAAGGCTTGGAGCCCCTGGATTTATGAAGCGTTGACTGGCATCAACGGGGTGAAGGCTCTGGAGTACTTGAAGACAAATGTTAAGATCGCCCTTGAAATGGGGAGGGAGAGAAGGGAGATACCGGTTCTCGTCGTAAGCATGCTTCTTGTCCCGGGATATGTGGACGAGGATGAGGTATCAGGCGTTGCAGACTATTTATCCTCGCTAGATCCTGAAACTCCTTTAATCCTGCTGGCTTTCCATCCTGATCATCTCCTCAGAGATCTTCCTCCAACTAGCTTAAACCATGCTGAGAAAGCCTATAGGGCTGCGGTGGGTAAAGGTTTGAGGAACGTATACGTGGGGAACGAGTGGCTACTTGGCAACTACTACTGA
- a CDS encoding KaiC domain-containing protein, protein MERLPTGVKGLDELIEGGIPKGFTVAAVGEPGTGKTVFSIQFTATGLARGEKCIYVTTEESRESIINQAARLGFDFEEALRKGSLVIIDALMWEYGDVWSIKELDVEELISKVMEAKKYLGHGHTRLVVDSMSAFWLDKPVMARKYSYMLKRSLARWDVTIVATAQYAVTSALGFGFGIEHVADGILRLRKAIISGVLKRLLIIEKMRQTNHDRRVFEIEVRNGEGLVVVKPVEISGDALRRLSPSPYFEEGELRF, encoded by the coding sequence TTGGAGAGGCTTCCAACAGGGGTTAAAGGGCTTGACGAGCTCATAGAGGGTGGAATACCTAAAGGGTTCACGGTCGCGGCTGTCGGCGAGCCGGGAACCGGTAAAACAGTCTTCTCAATACAGTTCACAGCAACCGGGTTGGCGAGAGGGGAGAAGTGTATATACGTCACAACTGAGGAGTCGAGGGAGAGCATTATCAATCAGGCCGCAAGGCTTGGATTCGACTTCGAAGAAGCATTGAGGAAGGGAAGCCTAGTCATTATAGACGCGTTGATGTGGGAGTACGGTGATGTCTGGAGCATCAAGGAGCTCGATGTAGAGGAGCTTATCTCCAAGGTAATGGAGGCTAAGAAATACTTAGGCCACGGACACACAAGGCTCGTCGTGGACTCCATGAGTGCTTTCTGGCTTGACAAGCCCGTGATGGCTAGAAAATACAGCTACATGTTGAAAAGGAGTTTGGCGAGATGGGATGTGACAATAGTGGCAACAGCTCAATACGCTGTAACATCAGCCCTTGGATTCGGCTTCGGAATAGAGCACGTGGCCGATGGAATATTAAGGTTGAGAAAGGCAATTATCTCGGGAGTCCTCAAGAGACTCTTAATAATCGAGAAGATGAGGCAGACGAACCATGATAGAAGGGTCTTCGAAATAGAGGTAAGAAATGGAGAGGGGTTAGTAGTAGTCAAGCCGGTTGAGATATCGGGAGATGCTCTGCGAAGACTTAGCCCCTCACCCTACTTCGAAGAGGGCGAGCTCAGGTTTTAA
- a CDS encoding L-threonylcarbamoyladenylate synthase translates to MTIVFKLKGFEQEGFEIQYAAGVLRRGGLVAFPTETVYGLGALVWDERAVTRIFQVKGRPSDNPLIVHVSSVEMVEKVASRIPEDAYRLMEKAWPGPLTIVLPRSERVPRTVTAGLDTVAVRMPSHPVALSLIRETGEPVAAPSANLSGRPSPTTGYHVIRDLMGRVEVILDAGATLQGVESTVVNILTEPPTLLRPGAMPVEDVERILGRRILIPGFAKGLEHAEKPLAPGMKYRHYAPSAKLVLVEAPLYTLECLKELAGYIRRQASLNSDGKLCVVATDETLQYYSGSGLKTLSLGSRRDLFEIARNLFPTLRKVDEEDCRIAYVEGFPEQGLGLTIMNRLRKAASEKHYLNC, encoded by the coding sequence TTGACTATTGTTTTCAAGCTGAAGGGTTTTGAGCAGGAGGGTTTCGAGATACAGTACGCGGCGGGAGTGTTGAGGAGGGGCGGGCTTGTCGCCTTCCCCACTGAGACTGTTTACGGGCTCGGGGCACTTGTCTGGGATGAGAGGGCTGTCACCAGGATTTTCCAAGTCAAAGGAAGGCCTAGTGATAACCCGTTAATAGTTCACGTATCCTCCGTTGAAATGGTTGAGAAGGTTGCTTCTCGAATACCGGAGGACGCCTACAGGTTGATGGAGAAGGCTTGGCCCGGCCCCCTTACAATAGTCCTACCCCGGAGCGAAAGAGTCCCCAGGACTGTTACAGCAGGGCTTGATACCGTCGCCGTTAGAATGCCCTCACACCCCGTGGCCTTATCGCTTATAAGGGAGACCGGGGAGCCTGTTGCGGCCCCAAGCGCGAACCTCTCTGGAAGGCCCAGCCCGACCACCGGGTACCATGTAATCAGGGATTTGATGGGTAGGGTTGAAGTAATCCTTGACGCCGGGGCAACGCTTCAAGGTGTTGAGTCGACAGTGGTGAATATTCTCACAGAGCCTCCAACGCTTTTGAGGCCGGGGGCCATGCCTGTAGAGGATGTTGAGAGGATACTGGGGAGGAGAATTCTCATCCCAGGGTTCGCGAAAGGCTTGGAGCATGCTGAGAAGCCGCTGGCACCGGGCATGAAGTACAGGCATTACGCTCCGAGCGCGAAGCTGGTTCTTGTCGAGGCCCCACTTTATACTTTGGAGTGCCTTAAGGAATTAGCAGGCTACATTAGAAGGCAGGCTTCGTTGAACAGTGATGGGAAGTTGTGCGTGGTGGCAACGGATGAAACCCTTCAATACTACTCGGGTAGCGGGTTGAAAACGCTCAGCTTGGGGAGCAGGAGGGATTTGTTCGAGATTGCCAGGAATCTTTTCCCCACTCTTAGGAAAGTAGACGAAGAAGATTGCAGAATCGCTTACGTGGAAGGCTTTCCCGAACAGGGGCTGGGGCTAACCATTATGAACAGGCTGAGGAAAGCGGCGAGCGAGAAACACTATTTAAACTGCTAA
- a CDS encoding S8 family serine peptidase, with translation MRKIIVLVSILLLIGLITPVATPVTSESVTPRLGLGRAFVSPILNEESYWTIGAYAEDSSLLSFSPPDESFTLVNRGRETGRIILVMDKTTPLSVLKGKTSGLLGAFPTHLYNVVFAVATREQVDYLSRTPGVLAILPDVRIDALINKEARMIEELLGEGPAQAGGFETLDYSNYHYTLNITGALDVWSKYGIAGEEVKLAIIDTGVDFGSPGLGLESIARDEETGLPLILDVSSLGLVLTPVAAQEAGDGYIYVNASELYVFYPPYYVFKWSNQLWVRVSGCRSANIWVDWPANSTWYIGNIPHYGPVKFGLMIQYMSTPVATLYYTIPIIVVDSDGDGYYDTLYADTTTALYLLRQALAPSPCSVNIPGTLGSTPDFSFADEEPITYGNEVVARDLDGDGLTDYSVGTLAGGVYDAAFAIILDKLGVWKQEVLPLPPLYGYDTTSISLNEIWRGEPVALIWPALDPYGDYVVLEYDYNSHGTYCANTAGGRGIYAQTGYGVRSIAGQAPSVKFGAAPALYYGTVATAIYFFSGFDIVTPYGDGSIYLWPNLLTNPWIAFEGYTWTWAYIGEHQVDITSNSWGSSGWALWGWNTGFDPTSVIFDYTIITSGTIHFVAAGNGGPGYGTVASPAGSTLAISVGAATEFTYRPLYGYYWPGSSRQVITWSNRGPSELGVVKPDVVAVGSFAWAVGRTWDALGNVYGVRNLTGRLAYNLFSGTSQATPMAAGVGALVVSAYKAKYGGRMPPHLLKTILMNTAEDMGFDELSQGAGFVNAYRAVKAVVDGDIPLVYSTSILNDLLSETALSYPLMTYGDVLKGSWFEPKIFIPSVRAGARASRPLTVVGAGSYDIYPVVLKQVNTTGICDIVLGVIDPAVITSCSGDRLTFSVNASTRDGHLVLDMEALKPYDYFEIEVVYPYEYFEAGGRAGAYNLTIGTSIVELAYWIDWRKDGVFSWTETARMMYDIRRANALRIQYGDLEGSIAEIEDLARQLVGVDPAEYPRYLVLRLGVSGATYRGDLPVKVRVVGYKYQNWDAVTVSPSRFTLSGGGRTVTVTVRGPSTPGFYSGYIMVVEKTRGLKYLVPVSFFVPIELRSTRPVVLNPVEELTPRKNTYLRGAFDYTWRYESGDWRVFKVIVPPTFKNIWGLGIQVTWPTFNNTNYASNLDVHFYGTYTYYMVDSETSLVYEFKAPGVQLAAELTRDPAGGSSYNPTRFWDSVAPGLSIIVSPMSGPGTYRLVVRNIQFRGVEYAEPFTVTLTPLTMSSVKIHNPDSNKIYYTVILTAPSQFQPDTVSYTGEGIYISPTTGEAYYFADKVGVDIGTPLISPGRYRFTVTITYSGEEPQGSYIIPLSASMKYPVTTVGWLNVNATVYFYWEEIPVILRFDL, from the coding sequence ATGAGAAAAATAATTGTATTAGTATCAATCCTACTCTTAATCGGACTAATCACACCAGTAGCAACGCCCGTTACATCGGAATCGGTTACACCGAGGCTAGGCCTCGGTAGAGCGTTTGTGAGCCCAATCCTCAATGAAGAATCTTACTGGACTATTGGAGCATACGCCGAGGATTCAAGCCTGCTGTCTTTCAGCCCTCCAGACGAATCCTTCACCCTCGTGAACAGGGGTCGAGAAACAGGTAGGATCATATTAGTGATGGATAAAACAACACCGCTCAGCGTATTGAAAGGGAAAACGAGCGGGCTCCTGGGAGCATTCCCCACACACCTGTACAACGTAGTGTTCGCGGTTGCAACCAGGGAGCAGGTTGACTACTTATCAAGAACCCCGGGCGTTCTCGCAATTCTCCCAGACGTTAGAATTGACGCTTTGATAAACAAGGAGGCAAGAATGATTGAGGAGCTTTTAGGAGAGGGGCCGGCTCAAGCCGGAGGGTTCGAAACCCTTGACTACAGCAACTACCACTACACTTTAAACATAACGGGCGCTCTAGATGTGTGGTCGAAGTACGGCATCGCCGGCGAGGAAGTGAAGCTTGCAATCATAGACACAGGCGTCGACTTCGGATCACCCGGGCTCGGCTTAGAGTCTATAGCTAGGGATGAGGAGACCGGGCTCCCATTAATTCTAGACGTCAGCAGTCTCGGACTAGTGTTAACGCCTGTTGCCGCGCAGGAGGCTGGGGACGGCTACATCTACGTGAACGCCTCAGAGCTATACGTGTTCTATCCCCCCTACTATGTCTTCAAGTGGAGCAACCAGTTATGGGTCAGGGTATCTGGATGTAGATCCGCCAACATATGGGTGGACTGGCCCGCAAACTCCACATGGTATATTGGCAACATACCTCACTACGGCCCAGTCAAATTCGGGTTAATGATACAGTATATGTCAACTCCAGTAGCAACCCTATACTATACTATACCCATCATAGTTGTAGACAGCGATGGTGACGGGTATTACGACACCCTGTACGCAGACACTACTACAGCTCTATACTTGTTGAGGCAGGCCCTGGCTCCAAGCCCATGCAGCGTGAACATTCCGGGAACCCTCGGTTCAACCCCTGACTTCTCGTTCGCTGATGAAGAACCTATTACGTATGGGAACGAGGTGGTGGCAAGAGACCTCGATGGTGACGGGTTAACCGACTATTCTGTTGGAACCCTTGCAGGAGGCGTCTACGATGCCGCCTTCGCGATAATTCTAGACAAGCTCGGTGTTTGGAAGCAGGAGGTTCTTCCACTGCCCCCGCTCTACGGTTACGACACTACATCTATCTCACTAAACGAAATATGGAGAGGTGAGCCGGTAGCCCTTATCTGGCCGGCCCTCGACCCGTATGGAGACTACGTGGTCTTAGAGTACGACTACAACAGCCACGGAACGTACTGTGCAAACACTGCGGGAGGTAGGGGGATTTACGCTCAGACAGGGTATGGGGTCAGGAGCATCGCCGGGCAGGCCCCCTCTGTGAAGTTCGGTGCCGCGCCGGCCCTGTACTACGGTACTGTGGCAACAGCCATATACTTCTTCAGCGGCTTCGACATTGTAACGCCGTATGGTGATGGATCAATCTACTTATGGCCGAACCTGCTAACAAACCCGTGGATAGCTTTCGAGGGATACACGTGGACTTGGGCATATATCGGTGAGCACCAGGTAGACATTACTAGCAACTCCTGGGGCTCAAGCGGCTGGGCACTCTGGGGATGGAACACGGGTTTCGACCCAACCAGCGTGATATTCGACTACACTATAATCACGTCTGGAACAATTCACTTCGTCGCCGCCGGTAACGGAGGCCCAGGGTATGGAACGGTAGCATCGCCCGCGGGCTCGACCCTCGCGATAAGCGTTGGAGCCGCTACAGAGTTCACCTACAGGCCGTTATACGGGTATTACTGGCCAGGCTCCAGCAGGCAGGTCATAACGTGGAGTAACAGGGGGCCGAGCGAGCTGGGTGTTGTGAAACCCGATGTCGTAGCGGTTGGATCGTTCGCATGGGCCGTCGGCAGGACATGGGATGCGCTGGGCAACGTGTATGGTGTAAGAAACCTGACTGGGAGGCTGGCCTACAACCTGTTCAGCGGCACCAGTCAGGCAACCCCCATGGCCGCCGGTGTAGGAGCCCTAGTAGTCTCAGCATACAAGGCTAAGTATGGTGGGAGAATGCCTCCTCACTTGTTGAAGACGATATTGATGAACACGGCCGAGGACATGGGGTTTGACGAGCTCTCCCAGGGAGCCGGTTTCGTCAACGCTTACAGGGCCGTTAAAGCAGTGGTTGACGGCGACATCCCACTGGTCTACTCCACCAGCATTTTAAACGACTTGCTGAGCGAGACAGCCCTATCGTATCCGCTGATGACTTATGGTGATGTTTTGAAAGGAAGCTGGTTCGAGCCGAAAATATTCATCCCGTCGGTCAGGGCTGGGGCAAGAGCCAGCAGGCCGTTAACAGTGGTGGGCGCTGGAAGCTACGATATATATCCAGTGGTCTTGAAACAGGTTAACACTACAGGGATCTGTGACATTGTACTAGGGGTAATAGACCCCGCCGTGATCACCTCGTGCAGCGGAGACCGGTTAACCTTTAGTGTAAACGCGTCCACTAGGGACGGACACCTGGTGTTAGACATGGAGGCTTTGAAGCCTTACGATTACTTTGAAATAGAGGTAGTATATCCATACGAGTATTTCGAGGCAGGCGGTAGGGCAGGAGCATACAACCTGACCATCGGGACCTCGATAGTCGAGCTCGCCTACTGGATAGACTGGAGGAAGGATGGAGTGTTCTCCTGGACTGAGACAGCTAGAATGATGTACGATATAAGGAGGGCTAACGCTCTCAGGATCCAGTATGGAGACCTTGAAGGGAGTATTGCGGAGATAGAAGACCTTGCAAGGCAATTAGTAGGAGTTGACCCGGCCGAGTATCCCAGGTACCTTGTCCTGAGGCTTGGAGTGTCCGGGGCGACATACAGGGGCGACCTCCCCGTCAAGGTGAGGGTTGTAGGGTATAAGTATCAAAACTGGGATGCAGTGACGGTTAGCCCCTCAAGGTTCACGCTATCCGGCGGTGGAAGGACGGTTACGGTCACAGTTAGGGGACCGTCGACACCGGGCTTCTACAGCGGCTACATCATGGTGGTTGAGAAGACAAGAGGCTTAAAATACCTCGTACCGGTCTCATTCTTCGTGCCTATAGAGCTGAGAAGTACTAGACCTGTTGTGTTAAACCCTGTCGAGGAGTTAACACCGAGGAAGAACACCTACTTAAGAGGAGCCTTTGACTACACGTGGAGATATGAGTCAGGAGACTGGAGAGTATTCAAAGTCATAGTCCCCCCAACCTTCAAGAACATATGGGGCCTCGGAATACAGGTGACCTGGCCAACCTTCAACAACACGAATTATGCTAGCAACCTCGACGTCCACTTCTACGGCACATACACCTACTACATGGTTGACAGCGAGACTTCGCTCGTATATGAGTTCAAAGCCCCCGGCGTGCAGTTAGCCGCCGAGCTGACCAGGGATCCCGCGGGCGGGAGTAGCTACAACCCGACAAGGTTCTGGGACAGCGTCGCACCAGGATTATCAATAATCGTCAGCCCGATGTCCGGCCCCGGAACATACAGGCTCGTCGTGAGGAACATACAGTTCAGGGGCGTTGAATACGCGGAGCCTTTCACCGTGACGTTGACCCCGCTGACAATGTCATCCGTGAAAATCCACAACCCTGATTCAAACAAGATATACTACACTGTAATCCTCACCGCTCCAAGCCAATTCCAGCCCGACACTGTCAGCTACACTGGGGAAGGGATTTACATCTCGCCCACAACAGGTGAAGCCTACTATTTTGCCGATAAGGTAGGAGTCGACATTGGAACACCATTGATCAGCCCGGGCAGGTACAGGTTCACAGTAACAATAACCTACTCAGGCGAGGAGCCGCAGGGTTCTTACATAATACCGTTGTCAGCATCGATGAAATACCCAGTTACAACCGTCGGCTGGTTGAACGTCAACGCCACAGTCTACTTCTACTGGGAAGAGATACCTGTAATCTTGAGGTTCGACCTCTAA
- the upp gene encoding uracil phosphoribosyltransferase — translation MFEVQVVNRKYAHHILTLLRNKDSSQIEFRKGLVKLGRILGMEIAEDMETEEAVVETPLGVKVKGIRIKDMDNTIIVTVLRAAWPLTEGLIKVFYNARQGVIAAKRVEEKGMQNYEFEIEVSYVKMPSVTPNDVVIISDVMVATGSTLSRILDEVVKKGRAKKYYIASILSTPVAVAKLRDKADELGVDLKMYAIWIDPEVNQKGYIVPGLGDAGDRAFGS, via the coding sequence GTGTTCGAGGTTCAAGTAGTAAACAGGAAGTATGCACACCATATTCTAACTCTTTTGAGAAACAAGGATTCCTCGCAGATAGAGTTCAGGAAGGGCCTCGTAAAGCTCGGCAGAATCCTTGGAATGGAGATAGCCGAGGATATGGAGACCGAGGAAGCTGTTGTTGAAACACCATTAGGTGTTAAAGTTAAGGGGATCAGGATTAAGGACATGGATAATACGATAATCGTTACTGTTTTAAGGGCGGCCTGGCCGTTGACTGAGGGACTTATAAAAGTCTTCTACAATGCTAGACAGGGCGTTATCGCTGCGAAAAGAGTTGAGGAAAAAGGCATGCAGAACTACGAGTTCGAGATAGAGGTCTCGTATGTTAAAATGCCCTCTGTAACCCCTAACGATGTTGTCATCATAAGTGATGTCATGGTTGCAACGGGTTCCACGCTTTCAAGGATTCTCGACGAGGTTGTGAAGAAGGGGAGGGCTAAGAAGTACTATATCGCCTCTATTCTTTCAACACCTGTCGCGGTCGCGAAGCTCAGGGATAAGGCGGACGAGCTCGGCGTGGATTTGAAGATGTATGCCATATGGATTGACCCCGAGGTGAACCAGAAAGGCTACATTGTGCCGGGTCTCGGGGACGCTGGAGACAGAGCTTTCGGATCCTAA
- a CDS encoding nucleotidyltransferase family protein, with protein sequence MSQGVTAVVLAGGMGTRFHPYTEIVPKPMIPIGVDEKPVLEYIVKWLSRFGVKKYVFLVNYRWRYIQNYFGDGSRFNVEITYSIDEPNGYTNTGGSILKAYREGLFTGTVIIWYGDILAPLDVKDLLNYHQSKRGDLTLVVTKKYKVPVGVATLGSDFSIIEMREKPDLDINATIGVGVLETKILDDDLEEKLGLNFDFMGDLIPWLITKRAKIYGYVYNGDWFDVGSLEKYKKLDNNYLRELFKL encoded by the coding sequence TTGAGCCAAGGCGTAACCGCTGTAGTATTGGCAGGCGGGATGGGCACACGCTTCCACCCTTACACCGAGATTGTTCCGAAACCCATGATCCCGATAGGCGTTGATGAAAAGCCAGTCCTAGAATACATTGTTAAATGGCTCAGCAGGTTTGGCGTGAAAAAATACGTCTTCCTAGTGAACTACAGGTGGAGGTATATTCAAAACTATTTTGGGGACGGGTCACGCTTCAACGTTGAAATAACATATTCCATTGACGAGCCGAACGGGTATACCAACACCGGGGGGTCAATCCTTAAAGCCTACAGGGAGGGATTATTCACTGGTACAGTTATAATATGGTATGGAGACATACTCGCACCACTAGACGTTAAAGACCTGTTAAACTATCATCAGAGTAAGAGAGGAGACCTCACATTAGTGGTTACGAAAAAATATAAGGTGCCGGTCGGAGTGGCTACCCTTGGTAGCGATTTCTCAATTATTGAAATGAGGGAAAAACCGGATCTAGATATTAACGCTACTATAGGCGTGGGAGTTCTAGAGACAAAGATTCTAGACGATGATCTCGAGGAAAAACTAGGACTAAACTTCGACTTTATGGGCGATCTAATACCATGGTTGATAACCAAGCGTGCGAAAATCTACGGCTACGTTTACAACGGGGATTGGTTCGACGTGGGAAGCTTGGAGAAGTATAAAAAACTAGACAATAACTATTTGAGAGAGCTTTTCAAGCTATAA